One segment of Streptomyces bathyalis DNA contains the following:
- the pyk gene encoding pyruvate kinase, giving the protein MRRSKIVCTLGPAVDSYDQLKTLIEAGMNVARFNMSHGSQPEHQERYDRVRKAAEETGRAVGVLADLQGPKIRLETFAEGPVELVRGEEFTITTEDVEGDRTICGTTYKGLPGDVTKGDSVLINDGNVALQVVEVNGPQVRTIVIEGGVISDHKGINLPGAAVNVPALSEKDVEDLRFALRMGCDMVALSFVRDAADARDVHRIMDEVGRRVPLIAKVEKPQAVANMEDVVMAFDGVMVARGDLAVEYPLERVPMVQKRLIEMCRRNAKPVIVATQMMESMITNSRPTRAEASDVANAILDGADAVMLSAESSVGQYPVETVKTMSKIVEAAEEELLSRGLQPLVPGKKPRTQGGSVARAAAEMADFLDGKALVAFTKSGDTARRLSRYRACQPILAFTTEPETRNQLTLSWGVETYVVPHVQHTDEMVELVDAELLKLQRYDEGDTMLITAGSPPGVPGTTNMVRVHHLGGTRG; this is encoded by the coding sequence ATGCGCCGTTCCAAAATCGTCTGCACCCTGGGCCCAGCCGTCGACTCCTACGACCAGCTGAAAACGCTGATCGAGGCCGGCATGAACGTGGCCCGTTTCAACATGAGCCACGGCAGTCAGCCGGAGCACCAGGAGCGGTACGACCGCGTCCGCAAGGCCGCGGAGGAGACCGGCCGGGCAGTGGGCGTGCTGGCCGACCTCCAGGGCCCCAAGATCCGCCTCGAGACCTTCGCGGAGGGGCCCGTCGAGCTGGTGCGCGGTGAGGAGTTCACCATCACCACCGAGGACGTCGAGGGCGACAGGACGATTTGCGGCACCACTTACAAGGGCCTGCCGGGCGACGTCACGAAGGGCGACTCGGTCCTGATCAACGACGGAAACGTCGCCCTTCAGGTCGTCGAGGTCAACGGGCCCCAGGTGCGCACCATCGTGATCGAGGGCGGCGTGATCTCCGATCACAAGGGCATCAACCTGCCGGGCGCGGCGGTGAACGTCCCGGCACTGTCCGAGAAGGACGTGGAGGACCTGCGCTTCGCCCTGCGTATGGGCTGCGACATGGTCGCGCTCTCCTTCGTCAGGGACGCCGCCGACGCGCGCGACGTGCACCGCATCATGGACGAGGTCGGCCGGCGCGTCCCGCTCATCGCCAAGGTCGAGAAGCCGCAGGCCGTCGCGAACATGGAAGACGTCGTCATGGCCTTCGACGGCGTGATGGTGGCCCGCGGCGACCTGGCCGTCGAGTACCCGCTGGAGCGGGTGCCGATGGTGCAGAAGCGGCTGATCGAGATGTGCCGCCGCAACGCCAAGCCGGTGATCGTCGCGACCCAGATGATGGAGTCGATGATCACCAACTCCCGTCCCACGCGCGCCGAGGCCTCCGACGTGGCCAACGCGATCCTCGACGGCGCCGACGCGGTGATGCTCTCCGCGGAGTCCTCCGTCGGCCAGTATCCGGTGGAGACCGTCAAGACGATGTCGAAGATCGTGGAGGCGGCCGAGGAGGAGCTGCTCAGCCGCGGCCTGCAGCCGCTGGTGCCGGGCAAGAAGCCCCGCACGCAGGGCGGTTCGGTGGCGCGCGCGGCAGCCGAGATGGCGGACTTCCTGGACGGCAAGGCGCTCGTGGCCTTCACCAAGTCCGGCGACACGGCACGCCGCCTCTCCCGCTACCGTGCCTGCCAGCCGATCCTCGCCTTCACCACCGAGCCCGAGACCCGCAACCAGCTCACCCTGAGCTGGGGCGTGGAGACGTACGTGGTGCCGCACGTCCAGCACACCGACGAGATGGTCGAACTGGTCGACGCGGAGCTGCTGAAGCTCCAGCGCTACGACGAGGGCGACACGATGCTCATCACGGCAGGCTCTCCGCCCGGCGTCCCGGGCACCACGAACATGGTCCGCGTGCACCACCTCGGCGGCACGCGCGGCTGA
- a CDS encoding DUF6114 domain-containing protein gives MSAETRQRLTTGFGQKRSSFRDWRGQRPFWGGMLTLLAGIPIMYIPYQNLTLGSLTIRMSTTAGAGSLIIGVLLVVLGLTMWFQPQSRVFAGIAAILLSLVSLVVSNVGAFMIGFLLGLLGGALGVSWGPGKPLAKREVEGDEPEDVNSSARKAPSSPTYSSSGDDGARDSDTGRMRGTAQDDLSVFGTASSTGADVNHGNGRHRAG, from the coding sequence ATGAGCGCCGAGACGCGACAAAGGCTGACGACCGGATTCGGCCAGAAGCGCAGTTCGTTCCGGGACTGGCGCGGACAGCGCCCGTTCTGGGGCGGGATGCTGACGCTGCTCGCCGGAATCCCCATCATGTACATCCCGTACCAGAACCTGACCTTGGGTTCTCTCACGATCCGGATGTCGACGACCGCGGGCGCCGGCTCGCTGATCATCGGCGTCCTGCTCGTGGTGCTCGGGTTGACGATGTGGTTCCAGCCACAGTCTCGGGTCTTCGCCGGAATCGCGGCGATTCTGCTGTCCCTTGTATCCCTGGTCGTCTCGAACGTCGGCGCCTTCATGATCGGATTCCTTCTGGGTCTGCTCGGCGGGGCGCTCGGCGTCTCCTGGGGGCCCGGAAAGCCCCTGGCGAAACGAGAGGTTGAGGGTGACGAGCCCGAGGACGTCAACTCGTCGGCCCGCAAGGCACCTTCGAGCCCCACTTACTCCTCGTCCGGCGACGACGGGGCCAGGGACTCGGACACCGGCCGCATGAGGGGTACGGCACAGGACGACCTTTCAGTCTTTGGAACGGCTTCGTCGACCGGAGCCGATGTGAACCACGGGAACGGGAGGCACCGTGCCGGGTGA
- a CDS encoding DUF6230 family protein: MESLARGGTRWKRFAVVMVPSVAATAAIGVALSQGALAASFSVSGQQFKVSADRLDGKGFVQYGAVDSTKAGKKPVAVVGFNEAKIRNLCQSVVVPVPAFGDVTMKLGAGADAAAPVEAKKLYIDADDIGANATFNNIDIGVAADSTSKGPGPNKGDKYSPGSFAQQADSATFTDVKQRAWATTAGTFKLSGLHMAVKKGKNECY; the protein is encoded by the coding sequence ATGGAGTCCCTGGCTCGTGGCGGGACCAGATGGAAGCGGTTCGCCGTCGTCATGGTGCCGAGCGTCGCTGCCACTGCAGCGATCGGTGTGGCACTTTCGCAGGGTGCGCTGGCGGCGTCGTTCAGCGTCTCCGGCCAGCAGTTCAAGGTCAGCGCCGACCGGCTGGACGGTAAGGGCTTCGTCCAGTACGGAGCCGTCGACTCGACCAAGGCCGGCAAGAAGCCCGTCGCGGTGGTCGGCTTCAACGAGGCGAAGATCAGGAATCTTTGCCAGTCCGTCGTCGTGCCGGTTCCGGCGTTCGGCGACGTGACGATGAAGCTCGGCGCCGGCGCGGATGCTGCGGCTCCGGTCGAGGCCAAGAAGCTCTACATCGATGCTGATGACATAGGCGCCAACGCCACGTTCAACAACATCGACATCGGCGTCGCGGCCGACAGCACCTCGAAGGGCCCCGGCCCGAACAAGGGCGACAAGTACTCGCCGGGATCGTTCGCTCAGCAGGCCGACAGTGCGACATTCACGGATGTCAAGCAGCGCGCCTGGGCGACCACCGCCGGTACTTTCAAGCTCAGCGGTCTCCACATGGCCGTGAAGAAGGGCAAGAACGAGTGCTACTGA
- a CDS encoding tetratricopeptide repeat protein: MQPRNMSMSGVVDLSAVKAAGEAKQKAEQARARSAEQGDANLPASLVIDVDEADFEAQVLQRSAEVPVVIDFWAEWCEPCKQLSPVLERLTREYAGRVLLAKIDADKNQMLMQQFGVQGIPAVFAVVAGQALPLFQGAAPEAQIRQTLDQLIQVSEDRFGITGLQGDFADEGAQEAPEQPAEPEDPALAAAQEALDTGDLNGAVQAYKNVLSGDPGNTEARVGLAMAELLGRVQGLDAQQVRKDAADSPSDVEAQLRAADLDMAGGHVEDAFGRLVETVKKSEGEDRETARLRLLELFDVIGAEDPRVVTARSALARVLF, from the coding sequence ATGCAGCCACGCAATATGTCCATGAGCGGAGTGGTCGACCTCTCCGCGGTGAAAGCGGCCGGTGAGGCCAAGCAGAAGGCGGAGCAGGCCAGGGCACGCTCCGCCGAGCAGGGCGACGCCAACCTTCCGGCGAGCCTGGTCATCGACGTCGACGAGGCGGACTTCGAGGCGCAGGTCCTCCAGCGTTCCGCCGAGGTGCCCGTTGTCATCGACTTCTGGGCCGAGTGGTGCGAGCCGTGCAAGCAGCTGTCGCCCGTACTCGAGCGCCTGACGCGGGAGTACGCCGGGCGTGTGCTGCTCGCGAAGATCGACGCCGACAAGAACCAGATGCTGATGCAGCAGTTCGGCGTCCAGGGGATTCCCGCGGTGTTCGCCGTCGTGGCCGGTCAGGCGCTGCCTCTCTTCCAGGGCGCCGCTCCCGAGGCGCAGATCCGGCAGACGCTCGACCAGTTGATCCAGGTCTCCGAGGACCGGTTCGGCATCACGGGCCTGCAGGGCGACTTCGCGGACGAAGGCGCCCAGGAGGCCCCGGAGCAGCCCGCGGAACCGGAGGACCCGGCACTCGCGGCGGCCCAGGAGGCCCTGGACACGGGCGACTTGAACGGTGCGGTGCAGGCGTACAAGAACGTCCTGTCGGGCGACCCCGGCAACACAGAGGCCCGCGTCGGCCTCGCGATGGCCGAGCTGCTCGGCCGTGTGCAGGGTCTCGATGCCCAGCAGGTGCGCAAGGACGCCGCCGACAGCCCGTCCGACGTGGAGGCCCAACTGCGCGCGGCCGACCTGGACATGGCGGGGGGTCACGTGGAGGACGCGTTCGGCCGTCTTGTGGAGACAGTGAAAAAGTCTGAGGGAGAGGATCGGGAGACTGCGCGCCTGCGGCTACTTGAGCTCTTCGACGTGATTGGCGCGGAGGATCCACGGGTAGTCACCGCGCGTAGTGCCCTTGCACGCGTGCTGTTCTGA
- a CDS encoding TetR/AcrR family transcriptional regulator, translating into MPSSEPSPRRAGRPRSAEADAAIMEATREALVDLGWSKLTVGHVAARAGVAKTTLYRRWSNKGELVVHAVAALFDELELPDCGSLRRDIECVVLAFADLLQRPGTNASLMAVVAESTHDTVLREHIREAIVERQKRLVLQGRERAQARGELPADSSDPAEDARLVDMIFDVIAGAVVHRTLVSAEPVDAEWASRFTTLILHGLVAASAP; encoded by the coding sequence ATGCCCTCTTCCGAGCCCTCGCCCCGCCGCGCCGGCAGGCCGCGCAGCGCCGAGGCCGACGCCGCGATCATGGAAGCGACCCGTGAAGCACTGGTCGACCTGGGCTGGAGCAAGCTCACCGTGGGGCACGTCGCCGCACGCGCAGGTGTCGCGAAGACCACCCTCTACCGGCGCTGGTCGAACAAGGGCGAACTCGTCGTCCACGCGGTCGCGGCCCTCTTCGACGAGCTCGAACTGCCCGACTGCGGGAGCCTGCGGAGGGACATCGAGTGCGTGGTGCTCGCCTTCGCGGACCTCCTGCAGCGGCCCGGCACCAACGCCTCCCTGATGGCCGTCGTCGCGGAATCCACGCATGACACCGTCCTGCGGGAGCACATCCGCGAGGCGATCGTGGAACGGCAGAAGCGGCTCGTCCTCCAGGGCCGCGAACGGGCCCAGGCACGGGGGGAGTTGCCCGCGGACTCCTCGGATCCCGCCGAGGACGCCCGGCTGGTCGACATGATCTTCGACGTCATCGCGGGAGCGGTGGTGCACCGCACTCTGGTCAGCGCCGAACCCGTGGACGCCGAGTGGGCAAGCCGGTTCACCACGCTGATCCTCCACGGCCTGGTGGCGGCGTCCGCTCCCTGA
- a CDS encoding APC family permease gives MNTPPDAAGPRPPELRRQLGLFDAVMVGLGSMLGAGVFAALAPAARAAGSGLLPGLALAAAVAYFNATSSARLAARYPESGGTYVYGRERLGEFWGHLAGWAFVAGKTASCAAMALTVGSYAWPQQTHAVAVAAVVAMTAVDHAGVRKSAWVTRAVVALVLAVLAALVAALLTSGEAEAARLGPGQDVTFLGVLQAAGLLFFAFAGYARIATLGEEVRDPARVIPRAVPLALGVTLCVYAAVALASLSVLGGAGLADAGAPLTEAAREAGTPGLEQAVRAGAVVAALGALLTLILGVSRTVLAMARDRRLPHALAAVHPRFRVPHRAGLAVGAVVAVLAATADVRGAIGFSSFGVLVYYAIANAAAWTLTWDGGRRRRLIPAAGLAGCLAMAFALPGPSVLAGALVLAAGGAAFMLPRRGAR, from the coding sequence GTGAACACACCTCCGGACGCGGCAGGGCCACGGCCGCCGGAACTGCGACGCCAACTCGGGCTCTTCGACGCGGTCATGGTCGGCCTCGGCTCGATGCTCGGCGCCGGTGTCTTCGCCGCGCTCGCACCGGCGGCGCGGGCTGCCGGTTCCGGTCTGCTGCCCGGCCTCGCCCTGGCCGCGGCCGTCGCGTACTTCAACGCCACGTCCTCGGCCCGGCTGGCCGCCCGCTACCCCGAGTCCGGGGGTACGTACGTCTACGGCCGGGAGCGGCTGGGCGAGTTCTGGGGACACCTCGCCGGCTGGGCGTTCGTGGCCGGCAAGACCGCCTCGTGCGCGGCGATGGCGCTGACCGTCGGCTCCTACGCGTGGCCGCAGCAGACGCACGCGGTAGCCGTCGCCGCGGTGGTGGCCATGACGGCGGTCGACCACGCCGGGGTACGCAAGTCCGCCTGGGTCACCCGTGCCGTGGTGGCCCTCGTACTGGCGGTGCTGGCCGCCCTGGTGGCCGCGCTCCTCACCTCCGGCGAGGCGGAGGCCGCACGTCTCGGACCGGGCCAGGACGTCACGTTCCTCGGGGTGCTGCAAGCCGCCGGCCTGCTCTTCTTCGCCTTCGCCGGATACGCGCGCATCGCCACCCTCGGCGAGGAGGTCCGCGATCCCGCCAGGGTCATTCCGCGGGCGGTACCGCTCGCCCTGGGCGTCACGCTGTGCGTCTACGCCGCGGTCGCCCTCGCCTCGCTGTCCGTGCTGGGCGGCGCCGGACTGGCAGACGCGGGCGCCCCGTTGACCGAGGCGGCCCGTGAGGCGGGGACTCCTGGGCTGGAGCAGGCCGTACGGGCCGGAGCGGTGGTCGCCGCACTGGGGGCGCTCCTGACGCTGATCCTCGGGGTCTCCAGGACCGTCCTGGCGATGGCACGGGACCGTCGCCTTCCGCACGCCCTGGCAGCGGTGCACCCCCGCTTCCGGGTGCCGCACCGGGCCGGGCTCGCGGTGGGCGCCGTCGTGGCCGTGCTCGCGGCCACGGCCGACGTGCGCGGCGCGATCGGCTTCTCGTCCTTCGGGGTGCTCGTCTACTACGCGATCGCCAACGCGGCTGCCTGGACGCTCACTTGGGACGGGGGACGCCGTCGCCGGCTGATCCCCGCGGCGGGCCTGGCCGGCTGCCTGGCCATGGCGTTCGCCCTTCCCGGTCCCTCGGTTCTCGCCGGGGCGCTGGTCCTGGCGGCGGGCGGGGCCGCGTTCATGCTGCCCCGCCGGGGCGCGCGGTAG
- a CDS encoding acyl-CoA mutase large subunit family protein, with the protein MDAHAIEEGRRRWQARYDAANKRDADFTTLSGDRVAPVYGPRSGDTVEGFERIGWPGEYPFTRGLYPTGYRGRTWTIRQFAGFGNAQQTNERYKMILDSGGGGLSVAFDMPTLMGRDSDDPRSLGEVGHCGVAIDSAADMEVLFSGIPLGDVTTSMTISGPAVPVFCMYLVAAERQGVDPGVLNGTLQTDIFKEYIAQKEWLFQPEPHLRLIGDLMEHCSRGIPAYKPLSVSGYHIREAGSTAAQELAYTLADGFGYVELGLSRGLDVDTFAPGLSFFFDAHVDFFEEIAKFRAARRIWARWMRDEYGATSEKAQWLRFHTQTAGVSLTAQQPYNNVVRTAVEALAAVLGGTNSLHTNALDETLALPSEQAAEIALRTQQVLMEETGVTNVADPLGGSWYVEALTDRIEADAEKIFEQIKERGRRTVPEGNHPIGPITSGILRGIEDGWFTSEIAEAAFTYQRALEKDEKKVVGVNCHTSSVTGDLEILRVSHEVEHEQVRELGRRRKERDEAAVSAALATMMEAARGDANMIEPMLDAVRAEATLGEICDALREEWGVYTEPPVF; encoded by the coding sequence CTCCGGCGACACGGTGGAGGGCTTCGAGCGGATCGGCTGGCCCGGCGAGTATCCGTTCACGCGTGGCCTGTACCCGACCGGGTACCGGGGCCGGACCTGGACGATCCGCCAGTTCGCCGGCTTCGGCAACGCACAGCAGACCAACGAGCGCTACAAGATGATCCTGGACTCGGGCGGCGGCGGGCTGTCCGTGGCGTTCGACATGCCGACCCTGATGGGCCGGGACTCCGACGACCCCCGCTCGCTCGGCGAGGTCGGGCACTGCGGCGTGGCCATCGACTCGGCCGCCGACATGGAGGTGCTCTTCTCCGGGATCCCCCTCGGCGACGTCACCACCTCGATGACGATCTCCGGCCCCGCGGTGCCCGTCTTCTGCATGTACCTGGTCGCGGCCGAGCGTCAGGGCGTGGACCCTGGAGTCCTCAACGGCACCCTGCAGACGGACATCTTCAAGGAGTACATCGCCCAGAAGGAGTGGCTCTTCCAGCCGGAGCCCCATCTGCGGCTCATCGGCGACCTGATGGAGCACTGCAGCCGCGGCATCCCCGCGTACAAGCCGCTGTCGGTCTCCGGCTACCACATCAGGGAGGCCGGCTCCACGGCCGCGCAGGAGCTGGCGTACACGCTCGCCGACGGCTTCGGATACGTCGAACTCGGCCTGAGCCGGGGCCTGGACGTCGACACCTTCGCGCCGGGCCTGTCCTTCTTCTTCGACGCGCACGTCGACTTCTTCGAGGAGATCGCCAAGTTCCGCGCCGCGCGCAGGATCTGGGCCCGCTGGATGCGCGACGAGTACGGGGCGACGAGTGAGAAGGCGCAGTGGCTGCGCTTCCACACGCAGACGGCGGGCGTCTCGCTCACCGCCCAGCAGCCGTACAACAACGTCGTACGCACCGCGGTCGAGGCTCTCGCGGCGGTGCTCGGCGGCACCAACTCCCTCCACACCAACGCCCTCGACGAGACGCTCGCCCTGCCCAGCGAGCAGGCCGCGGAGATCGCGCTGCGCACCCAGCAGGTGCTGATGGAGGAGACCGGCGTGACCAACGTCGCGGATCCGCTGGGCGGTTCGTGGTACGTCGAGGCGCTCACCGACCGCATCGAGGCCGACGCGGAGAAGATCTTCGAGCAGATCAAGGAACGCGGCCGCCGGACCGTCCCCGAGGGCAACCACCCCATCGGGCCGATCACTTCGGGCATCCTGCGGGGGATCGAGGACGGCTGGTTCACCAGTGAGATCGCCGAGGCCGCCTTCACCTACCAGCGGGCGCTGGAGAAGGACGAGAAGAAGGTCGTCGGCGTCAACTGCCACACCTCCTCCGTCACCGGCGACCTGGAGATCCTGAGGGTCAGTCACGAGGTCGAGCACGAGCAGGTGCGGGAGCTGGGCCGCCGCCGCAAGGAGCGGGACGAGGCCGCCGTCTCCGCCGCACTGGCCACGATGATGGAGGCCGCACGCGGCGACGCGAACATGATCGAGCCCATGCTGGACGCGGTACGGGCGGAGGCCACGCTCGGCGAGATCTGCGACGCGCTGCGCGAGGAGTGGGGCGTCTACACCGAGCCTCCTGTCTTCTGA